From Canis lupus familiaris isolate Mischka breed German Shepherd chromosome 16, alternate assembly UU_Cfam_GSD_1.0, whole genome shotgun sequence:
TGCCGCAGAGTACTCCGGGGGATGTAGTCTCCGCGCGGACGCGGGTGGGCCGCCAGAGTCCAGCATCCCGGCGGAACCTGGAGAAGTCTGAACACTCTCGCCACCCCCGTCCTCATTCCCATCTTCACACCTGTCCAGTCACTTCACACTCACGCTCCACCGCCGCGAGCTGGGCTTCGGTCTCGGCGCTCCCGGAGGAAGAGCGCGAGACCTTCTCTTCCCTTCGCCCGGCTCTGCTGGAGGAGGCGGGGTCCACGGCCCGCCCCCTGCcgccaaccccctcccctcccggcggGTATCGGGCCGGTGCCCGGAGAGAGGCGGCGGCCCCCGCAGCGGCCGCaggaggggcggcggcggcgggcgccgCAGGCGATGCCCCTGCCCGGCTGCTCCGGCGGGGGACGGtgcgagcggcggcggcggcgggggagcTGGCGGGGGGcagcggctgcggctgcggcggcTGCAGCAGAGGGGCCGAgagctggcggcggcggcggtggtgaAGGGCATCCGTAGCGGCGGTGATGGCAGTGTCGATGTGAGTGTTTTGCTGGCTGGGGACCCCGGGGCTGCGGAGCCCGAGGCTGGCGGCCCGGCAGCGAGCGGGAGGCCGGGGCGGCGGAGGGATGCTGTGTGCGCGGTGCGgcgccgggagccgggagccgggagccgcgaGCCGCGAGCCGCGAGCAGCCAGCCGCCGCCTGTCGCCGCCGACGGTCCGGCAGAGGCGGGAGCCGGGCGCTGCGGCGGCGGGCGCCGTGCATCGCGGCCCGGTGTGGGGGTCCCGGGCGGAGGCGGGGGCAGCGCAGGCCGAGGGGCGTCTGCGATTGTTCTcaacacccctcccccaccccaccccgtgtGTCTGTTTGTCACTTGCAGCTGAAGATGGAAAGAGCCAGGCGaaggggaggcggcggcggccgcggccgcgGCGGCAAGACTGTAGGGGGCTCTGGCCTAAGCAAGAGTAGACTCTATCCCCAGGCCCAGCACTCCCACTACCCCCACTACGCGGCTTCAGCCACCCCTAATCAGGCCGGGGGCGCAGCCGAAATCCAGGAGCTGGCCTCCAAACGAGTGGACATCCAGAAAAAGAGGTTTTACCTAGACGTAAAGCAAAGCTCCCGGGGCCGGTTCCTAAAGATAGCCGAAGTCTGGATAGGGAGAGGCCGGCAGGACAATATCAGAAAGAGTAAACTGACTCTGTCCCTGTCTGTGGCAGCGGAGCTGAAGGACTGTCTAGGGGACTTCATCGAGCATTACGCCCACCTGGGCCTGAAAGGCCACCGGCAGGAGCATGGCCACGGCAAAGACCAAGCCTCCAGGAGGAGACAGAAGCACGCGGCACCCTCCCCACCTGTCTCTGTAGGGTCCGAGGAGCACCCTCATAGTGTCCTCAAAACAGACTACATAGAAAGGGACAATAGGAAATATTATCTAGACCTAAAGGAAAATCAGCGGGGTCGCTTCCTAAGAATTAGACAAACCATGATGCGAGGGACTGGCATGATAGGTTATTTTGGTCACAGTTTGGGCCAAGAGCAGACTATTGTGCTCCCAGCACAAGGAATGATTGAGTTTCGAGATGCCTTGGTTCAGCTCATTGAAGACTATGGCGAAGGGGACATAGAAGAACGAAGAGGTGGAGATGAGGACCCACTTGAACTCCCAGAGGGGACTTCTTTCAGAGTGGACAATAAAAGGTTCTACTTTGATGTGGGCTCTAATAAATATGGAATTTTCCTGAAGGTAAGTGAGGTGAGGCCACCTTACCGTAATACTATTACTGTTCCATTCAAAGCTTGGACAAGGTTTGGGGAGAATTTTATCAAGTATGaagaagagatgaggaaaatTTGCAACAgccataaagaaaagagaatggatgGCAGAAGGGCCAGTGGTGAAGAACAAGAATGCCTCGACTAGAGTGAAATTGAACTCCATCaggcaaaatttaaaatcataaattggCTAAAAGTACTGATCCATAATCATTTGAAGAAgtttatcctcttttttttttttggcgggggtgggggggggacctTTGTTATCAGTAATACCTCTGGTAGTTTATACTTCAAGGAGTCTGATTCTCATGTCATACATAGAACATTATAATTCTTATGGGAATTCCAACCTTCCCAGAGCTAAATAGTTTAGCTGCTTCAACTGCTCCAGACTATTGAAGTATGCAAATCAGCACAAAACGTGACATTCTGACCTTCTAAATACAATAACTAAGATTTACACTGCACTATGACATAATCctgagaaaatatacatatacttaaTATGGAAGTGTGAATTTCTATTTAACAAGTTTCCCCAAAAAAGTATTCCATCCCTACTTCATTAAAAGCTGCTAAGCTTACCTGTAGGGCAGTTaccacagaaacagaaattgaCCTCAagtatagtataaatatatttctctataaaagtacatatagaaatatattagtCATTCTTTGGATAACTGAATTTCAAAAAGGACCAAGAAAGAATCAAATCTCACAGTTACTATAGTAttctataatttcaaattttgtgGTAACCCTGCAGTTTATAGTTGCCATATCAAAGCCGTGGGAGAATTTTAATTGGTTCTTCTAAATTAGTTGTGATCCCATCTTTACCTCTATTCGCTGTACCACGTATTTTTATTGGCATTCCTAGAGTCTTGGGAATTACTTTTATGTCACTGTTGAGTGGGAGGCTCCATCCTATGGCTTTGCTATGGAAATCTTGGTGTTTTAGCCTTTTGCGCTAATTTGAAGGTTGTGAGAGgttttttcccaaaatatatCATGGACTCAAGGTGttatatttcatgtttctttagCACTATTTCAGAGGGGTTGGTGCACCAGTTAACTGATACAAAAATACATCTGTAATAATACATTTTAGTAGCACTTTTGCAACTGCTACCCTTAAAACCATGTCAACACTTCCAATATAAACCTGGCTTTTACAGgtattttaattccaaaaaaaaaaaaaaaaactctttttctaaaaagcatTTAGAATACAAATTTTCAGCctgggaaaaattatttaaggattggttataaacatatttgaaaggaaaattcagGCATTTTCCAAGGTGCTCTTTATGATACTTAAAAGTTTACTTTACACTAGACTCACCCATTTACCTGTATTAAAAATTACTCTCCAGGAAGTGCCACAGCAATTTTACAATAcctaagcaatttttaaataagtggaGATAGTGTATATGTGTACCAACCCACCCTGTATTAACTGACTGGAATTTTATCTGTTGAGCTGCATTTTATTCTGATTGAAATTACTGCCTTTTATCTTGGCTTTATTCACCTCCCACACAATAAGTCCATATAATCATGTTTAAGAGCCAGACACTGATTTCAACCCCCAAATATAGCTCTCATTGATGAGAGCTGGCTGCATGGATTGAGATCAGAATGTAGCTCTCCTTTTATATGCTATAAGTAgttcaaaatcattttaataatttttttcttcagaagttCATCCCCAAATATATTTAAGCAGGATCAGTAAGAGACCTTTGTGAATTAAGAATTTTACTGACtcaccttatttaaaaaacaagcaatcaGTAACCCAGACATATATGCTGGTATTGGTTTTCAGATTGTATTTCACATTTCCTCAAGTAGTATGAAGGAATCTCATTACTTCATTATAATTGTGGACCATCTGGATTACTACGGAAAAACTGAAGGTTAGAAGATAATGTTAGTACTAGAGTTAATAGCACATGGTGGGTGTTGAGACTCTAAAAGTAGCAAGGATCTTTAAACAGTCCTAACTGTAAAATAACTATTGTAGACTTGATAAAAAGTAGTTTTTGGTATATGAAGGAGTGATGTGCACTTGAATTACTGTACTACTGATTGTTATTGCTGCCCATCATAGTGCCTATTAATAATTACCAACCTGTCAGATTTTGGCAAACTGGAGCTATGAATGTCCCAGTATTCGAGTGTTCCTATCACTATTGCTATGACTATATACTCTCTCTTAACACCTTCcctcctaaaatatttatatccattaagtctaaatgatttcttttttagtttttagtctgATAAGATTTGagtgtttatgtgtatgtatatatttacatacatgagtgtatatatacatatacataaaactatgtcagacttaaatatatttaattcattgtatataaatattaattttgcattAATTATTTAAGTAAAGAATTAGTTAAATAGCCAAATCTTCAACATTGTATGTATACTTCACAGCTATTACCATCTCAAAGCTATAGATTGGTAGATGCGTATATACCGGCAACTGGATATACTTTAGAATCACTAAGCCTTCTGCCagtccttttgtttcatttttttatctgtattcattgaaaaatgaaatgatgttaTGATTTTTTGATACTTAAAATTCCCAATTATCCATTAGCCATAATCCAATAAGATCCAGTCAAAACTCTGGTATTAGGACATGTATTGCCATGTATCTTATAAAATAAGCTACTATTTTTATCTGtgcaatatacattttatttattgtcatttgtAACATAAATGAAGCTGCAAGTGTACATGGTATTCTTCAAAATAATAGAATCCTTGCCTTGGAGACATTAAACTCTTAAGGCAACT
This genomic window contains:
- the PURG gene encoding purine-rich element-binding protein gamma isoform X2; amino-acid sequence: MERARRRGGGGGRGRGGKTVGGSGLSKSRLYPQAQHSHYPHYAASATPNQAGGAAEIQELASKRVDIQKKRFYLDVKQSSRGRFLKIAEVWIGRGRQDNIRKSKLTLSLSVAAELKDCLGDFIEHYAHLGLKGHRQEHGHGKDQASRRRQKHAAPSPPVSVGSEEHPHSVLKTDYIERDNRKYYLDLKENQRGRFLRIRQTMMRGTGMIGYFGHSLGQEQTIVLPAQGMIEFRDALVQLIEDYGEGDIEERRGGDEDPLELPEGTSFRVDNKRFYFDVGSNKYGIFLKVSEVRPPYRNTITVPFKAWTRFGENFIKYEEEMRKICNSHKEKRMDGRRASGEEQECLD
- the PURG gene encoding purine-rich element-binding protein gamma isoform X1, with product MERARRRGGGGGRGRGGKTVGGSGLSKSRLYPQAQHSHYPHYAASATPNQAGGAAEIQELASKRVDIQKKRFYLDVKQSSRGRFLKIAEVWIGRGRQDNIRKSKLTLSLSVAAELKDCLGDFIEHYAHLGLKGHRQEHGHGKDQASRRRQKHAAPSPPVSVGSEEHPHSVLKTDYIERDNRKYYLDLKENQRGRFLRIRQTMMRGTGMIGYFGHSLGQEQTIVLPAQGMIEFRDALVQLIEDYGEGDIEERRGGDEDPLELPEGTSFRVDNKRFYFDVGSNKYGIFLKIVFHISSSSMKESHYFIIIVDHLDYYGKTEAQIALNPERLSTLFTVVKSSIRNSPRTLQTQLRNKE
- the PURG gene encoding purine-rich element-binding protein gamma isoform X3; its protein translation is MERARRRGGGGGRGRGGKTVGGSGLSKSRLYPQAQHSHYPHYAASATPNQAGGAAEIQELASKRVDIQKKRFYLDVKQSSRGRFLKIAEVWIGRGRQDNIRKSKLTLSLSVAAELKDCLGDFIEHYAHLGLKGHRQEHGHGKDQASRRRQKHAAPSPPVSVGSEEHPHSVLKTDYIERDNRKYYLDLKENQRGRFLRIRQTMMRGTGMIGYFGHSLGQEQTIVLPAQGMIEFRDALVQLIEDYGEGDIEERRGGDEDPLELPEGTSFRVDNKRFYFDVGSNKYGIFLKLKLP